In Nostoc sphaeroides, the genomic window ACCGCAGGTATATCACTTTCTCGGATGGATTTAAGGCAGGAACCTTTAAACTCTGGGGAACTCGTGACCTGCATTTCTACCAGCTTAAACAGTTTAAAAGGGTGCGGGTTGTACGTCGTGCAGATGGCTATTATTGCCAATTTTGCATTGACCAAGAGCGAGTTGAAAGACGAGAACCAACAGGAAAAACTATTGGTATTGATGTTGGACTGAACCATTTCTACACCGATAGTAACGGAGAGACAGTCCCCAATCCTAGACATCTTCGCAAGAGTGAGAAGTCTTTGAGGCGGTTGCAACGCCGGATGTCTAAGACTAAAAAAGGTTCTCAAAACAGAATTAAGTTTAGAAATAAACTTGCACGGAAACACCTCAAAGTAAGTCGCCAGCGTAAAGACTTTGCCGTTAAGACAGCAAGGTGCGTGGTGAGGTCTAACGACCTTGTAGCGTATGAAGATTTGATGGTGCGGAATATGGTGAAAAATCACCCCTTGGCTAAGTCTATTAGTGATGCTTCGTGGTCGTTGTTTCGTGATTGGGTTGAGTATTTCGGTAAGGTGTTTGGTGTGGTCACGGTTGCCGTTCCACCTCACTACACCAGTCAGAATTGCTCTAACTGTGGCGAGGTTGTCAAAAAGACGTTCTTAACCAGAACTCATGTTTGTCCTCATTGTGGGCATACCCAAGACAGGGATTGGAACGCAGCGCGGAACATATTAGAAAAAGGATTGAGTACGGCGGGTCACGTCGGAACTAACGCCTCTGGAGAGACTGACCAATACTTGAGTGAGGAAACTCCTTCAAGCAAGTCAACTCGTGGAAAGAGGAAACCCAGAGAGCGATTCTTTGGAATCCCCACCCTCAACGAAGTAGGGTGGGGAGGATGTCAAGCTACTCAACCTGAAAACGGCAAGTTACGCGAGTTTATTGCAGAACACGAGCCTGTGGTTTCAGCTTTGAGCTACTTAGAAACATTGGGATATCATCGTCTAACCGAAATAGAACGACAGTTCTTTGAAGAATTTTTCTCGGTATCGCTAATCATTCCGATTTCTCAACTCGTACTGGAGCGAGCAGTAGCGCTACGACAGATGCAGCGTGTGAGTTTGGGAGATGCCATTATTGCAGGAACCGCATTAACGCACAATTATCAACTAGTCACGCGAAATATCAGAGATTTTCAATGGATTGAGGGCTTGCAGTTATTGAATCCTTTTGAACTATAAACCTCGTCCATTTTCAAATCTGGAGTTTGTCATTGCGACGTGTTGTAAATAAATCTCCTACTCAGGTGGAACCATCCTTAGCCTGTCCTCTGCCGTTCCAAAAATTAATCATGTTATCAATAATGCTCTCAAGGGAACACTAACTTTAAATCAGGCTAACGAAGTTTTTTGTTATGAGAGTCTTAGGGACTTCCAAGGAATAAAATATACAGCTAGTACCGCAAGGCGGAATTCAAAATTCACGCATTCAAAATTCAAAATTAAGACAGAGTAAGCGTTCCGTTGATTTTGAATGGTCTGTTTATTTACGCCGTGCTGTACTAGTAAAAATTATAATCATATAATTCGTAATTAGTAATATTAAGACAAAGAATATCCTGTTGCTTTCTTAACATATTTCACGACTTTTTCATAAGATTCAGGATTACTCACAGGGTTGATGATGATGGGAATAGTGCCATCTGGCAACCAAAAAGTTATCCTACCATTCGGTTCATGACAAAAAGAACTGATGCAGTTGAGATTAATTACATATTCGTTTTTATCGTAATAGATTTTTACCCAGTGGGCATGATCTAATTCTAATCCAGTCACACATTCTAAATAATCGAGGATCTTTTGATAGTCTTCCAAGCTACTTTGCGGGTTAATCACTATCGGAATGGCACTATCGGGTAACCAAAAAGTAACCCTGCCATTTAGTTCATAACAAAAAGCATGGACACGTTCAAAATTGACTACATATTCTCTCCTTTCGTAAAGGATTTTCACCCAGTACGCCACAACATCTCCCCAAGTCTGAAATTTACGAATGATGCACCCTGTATATCCAAATCTACTGAAGCCTTAAGTTAATGTTGCTATGCGCCAATTCAAAATTGCAAAAAATAATTATGAATTATGAATTGTTACGAAACCTCCAATGCTGTTGGTGTACCTAAAGTTGAAAGAGAAAGAGCGATCGCTGCTTGAATAAATCCTTTAAA contains:
- a CDS encoding PIN domain-containing protein — translated: MVSALSYLETLGYHRLTEIERQFFEEFFSVSLIIPISQLVLERAVALRQMQRVSLGDAIIAGTALTHNYQLVTRNIRDFQWIEGLQLLNPFEL